The following proteins come from a genomic window of Chryseobacterium glaciei:
- a CDS encoding LytR/AlgR family response regulator transcription factor: protein MNLTCYIVDDEHHCITFITDLIKETQLFRIIGTATDPRTAITEIKELKPDVIFTDINMPYISGIDLAAQVEHIGLVVFISSDILFSHPRIDLQKSMFLGKPVSLRDFSKAAAQIKSRLGHK, encoded by the coding sequence ATGAACCTTACATGCTACATTGTTGATGATGAACATCATTGCATCACTTTTATTACTGACCTTATCAAGGAAACACAGTTATTCAGGATCATCGGTACTGCGACTGATCCAAGAACTGCAATAACGGAGATAAAGGAACTAAAGCCTGATGTTATATTTACAGATATCAATATGCCATATATTTCGGGTATTGATCTAGCAGCCCAAGTTGAGCACATAGGGTTAGTGGTATTTATTAGTTCTGACATACTATTTTCGCACCCACGGATAGATCTTCAGAAGTCCATGTTTTTAGGTAAGCCGGTGAGCTTACGTGATTTCTCAAAAGCTGCCGCTCAAATTAAATCAAGATTAGGTCATAAGTGA
- a CDS encoding FadR/GntR family transcriptional regulator: MQIQRKTLAQEVAERLIEGILNEEYPVGEKLPIEPELMKIYGVGRSSIREAIKILSIKGVLSVQQGVGTFVVSKNIQESLDIQMSKAEIEEVLEVRSLLDSKIAAKAAINHTEKELKAIKAYLDLREQLAEENKAQECYLADINFHVAIAEACGNTLLMDIYKIASKNILRSFETNHNNNTHSFKISQNIHTELYNSIESKDPERAALIAQKIVEKLYY; the protein is encoded by the coding sequence ATGCAAATTCAAAGAAAAACATTAGCTCAAGAAGTAGCGGAAAGATTGATCGAAGGTATTCTTAATGAAGAATATCCTGTCGGTGAAAAATTACCGATCGAACCTGAGCTTATGAAAATCTATGGTGTAGGAAGATCGAGCATTCGTGAGGCGATAAAAATTCTATCGATTAAAGGTGTATTGAGTGTACAACAGGGTGTGGGAACATTTGTAGTTTCTAAAAACATTCAGGAATCATTGGATATTCAAATGAGTAAAGCAGAAATTGAAGAAGTTCTTGAAGTAAGATCTCTGCTAGATTCAAAAATTGCAGCAAAGGCAGCCATCAATCATACTGAGAAAGAATTAAAAGCAATTAAAGCTTACTTAGATCTTAGAGAGCAATTGGCTGAAGAAAATAAAGCACAAGAATGTTATCTAGCAGATATTAACTTCCATGTCGCGATTGCTGAAGCTTGTGGAAATACACTGTTAATGGACATTTATAAAATTGCGAGTAAGAATATTCTTAGAAGTTTCGAAACCAATCATAACAATAATACCCATTCTTTTAAGATCTCACAGAACATACATACGGAACTTTACAACAGCATAGAAAGTAAAGATCCAGAGAGAGCCGCTCTTATTGCTCAAAAAATTGTCGAAAAATTATATTACTAA
- a CDS encoding MFS transporter, with protein MDNIQTKTIDTNKIVYPILFMISFSHFLNDLIQSTIPSLYPILKGEFSLSFSQIGIITLVFQLTASILQPFVGIYTDKKPNPRSLAIGMGLSMAGLLLLASAHQYYVILISVALIGMGSSIFHPEASRVAQLASGGQKGLAQSIFQVGGNSGSAIGPLLVALIILPLGQGYVGLFAIAAFIGIILLWRIGNWYAERLAFKKTAKHKDLVVNIQLSRKKVIFSVSILLALVFSKYIYLASMTNYFTFFLIDKFHISVKDSQLYLFMFLAAVAVGTILGGKLGDKYGRKKIIWISILGAAPFTLCLPYLSLVWTIAFAVIIGLIIASAFSAILVYATDLMPDKIGLVAGLFFGFMFGMGGIGSAVLGAVADDTSIEYVFKICAFLPLMGIITALLPNIQGTKKSK; from the coding sequence ATGGATAACATACAGACTAAAACAATTGACACTAACAAAATTGTTTATCCAATCTTATTTATGATCAGTTTTTCGCATTTTTTGAATGACCTGATCCAATCTACCATCCCATCATTATACCCAATCCTGAAAGGCGAGTTTAGCTTATCATTTTCGCAAATTGGTATTATTACCTTGGTATTTCAGCTTACAGCTTCCATTTTACAGCCATTTGTAGGAATTTATACCGATAAAAAGCCAAATCCTAGATCTTTAGCCATCGGAATGGGATTATCAATGGCAGGGCTTTTACTTTTGGCATCAGCTCATCAGTATTATGTCATTCTAATTTCAGTTGCTTTGATCGGAATGGGTTCATCTATATTTCATCCAGAAGCTTCAAGGGTTGCACAACTCGCTTCCGGTGGACAAAAAGGACTTGCTCAATCTATTTTTCAGGTAGGTGGTAATTCCGGAAGTGCGATTGGGCCTTTGTTAGTCGCACTTATCATACTCCCTTTAGGTCAGGGATACGTTGGATTATTTGCCATCGCCGCTTTTATCGGAATTATTCTTTTATGGAGAATCGGAAACTGGTATGCTGAAAGATTAGCATTCAAAAAAACAGCAAAACATAAGGACTTGGTTGTTAATATTCAGTTATCAAGAAAAAAAGTAATCTTTTCCGTGAGTATTTTATTGGCTTTGGTATTTTCAAAATACATTTATCTCGCTTCAATGACGAATTATTTTACCTTCTTCCTGATCGATAAATTTCATATTTCTGTAAAGGATTCTCAATTATATCTATTTATGTTTCTTGCAGCAGTTGCAGTCGGAACTATTTTAGGCGGAAAATTAGGTGATAAATACGGAAGAAAGAAAATTATCTGGATCTCAATTTTAGGTGCTGCTCCTTTTACGCTTTGTCTTCCCTATCTTTCTTTGGTTTGGACGATTGCATTTGCCGTTATCATCGGATTGATTATTGCTTCAGCATTTTCTGCCATTTTGGTATACGCAACAGATCTTATGCCTGATAAAATTGGTTTAGTTGCCGGATTATTCTTCGGATTTATGTTTGGAATGGGCGGAATTGGTTCTGCCGTTTTAGGTGCAGTAGCTGATGATACAAGTATTGAATATGTATTTAAGATCTGTGCATTTTTACCTTTGATGGGTATTATTACTGCTCTTTTACCAAATATTCAGGGAACGAAGAAAAGTAAATAA
- a CDS encoding DUF5074 domain-containing protein: MKKFYLLTILFLFAFFTNAQIKVQGVPRNDIQQNITTQNQTNNTTLTFADVQYWVGTGSNQAAFVVQWNDSKNPDALVWGFKWDGNATGEDMLKAIAKADHRFYTLLYQGTQFGSAIGGLGFDLNGANTNALYKNGNVTYPYYPVDGIVNTTAYDFDDYTAADAADHWSSGWTTNGYWSYWVKDPTDADFGYSGVGASTRALVNGSWDVWNFNAGFSDFPISSTMTAVSPYISSTNFTNGYFIVNEEWFGHTNGSVNFVDNNGNVNYRVYSNANNNQAFGATTQYGTIYGDKFYFISKQAADGGDTQYTPGGRLVVANASTMQKIAGFNNIGGGDGRSFVGVNEHKGYIGASNGIYTFDIDNLSVGSLIPTTGGGSQYAGQIGNMIRTSQYVFAVKQAAGILVINPNTDTVVATIAGSFHSIVQAKDGSIWTVQDQKVVNINPVTFAKIEYAIPTTKYIGAWGAWNAGSFTASNQQNALYWINSINSFASGTQIVKFDVNTKTFNENFAAIPGQTGTYKQIPYGAALRVNPVTDEIILNTTESGYGAHYQKNWIHTFNNTGTLTNTKILNDYYWFPAITVFPDTTNPVVSNTFPSQVSVNGTSTIDLKTVISDGDNLAVAIVKSIKSNSNTAVVSAVINANEELVLTPQGSGTADIVLSFNSNGKVVEKTLTVNATNSTLATAEVKKLQFGIYPNPTTDVLNIKTQDKITNAVIFDLSGKMINAQINNGQINVSSLTKGMYILKVVTDKAVYQQKFIKN; the protein is encoded by the coding sequence ATGAAAAAGTTTTATCTTTTAACGATACTTTTTCTGTTTGCATTTTTTACTAATGCGCAGATTAAAGTACAGGGAGTGCCTCGAAATGATATTCAGCAGAATATTACAACTCAAAATCAGACAAACAATACGACTTTAACGTTTGCTGATGTTCAATATTGGGTAGGAACAGGTTCTAATCAGGCCGCTTTTGTGGTACAATGGAACGATAGCAAAAATCCTGATGCCTTAGTTTGGGGTTTTAAATGGGACGGAAATGCTACAGGTGAAGATATGTTGAAAGCGATTGCAAAAGCAGATCACAGATTCTATACTTTGCTGTATCAGGGAACTCAGTTCGGTTCGGCAATCGGCGGACTTGGTTTTGATCTAAATGGGGCAAACACAAACGCTCTTTACAAAAACGGAAACGTTACTTATCCTTACTATCCTGTAGATGGGATTGTAAACACTACAGCTTACGATTTTGATGATTATACTGCTGCGGATGCTGCAGATCACTGGTCTTCAGGATGGACAACCAACGGATATTGGTCATATTGGGTGAAAGATCCTACAGATGCAGATTTCGGATACTCAGGCGTTGGAGCTTCAACCCGTGCTTTAGTAAACGGATCTTGGGATGTCTGGAATTTTAATGCAGGATTCTCAGATTTTCCTATTTCTTCAACAATGACTGCGGTTTCACCTTATATTTCTTCAACTAATTTCACCAACGGATATTTTATCGTGAATGAAGAATGGTTCGGTCACACGAATGGTTCTGTAAACTTTGTTGATAACAATGGAAACGTTAATTACCGTGTGTACAGCAATGCGAATAACAATCAGGCTTTTGGTGCAACGACTCAGTACGGAACAATTTACGGGGATAAATTTTACTTCATCTCAAAACAGGCTGCTGACGGTGGAGATACTCAATACACACCTGGAGGAAGATTAGTTGTTGCAAATGCTTCAACAATGCAGAAAATTGCTGGATTTAATAATATCGGTGGAGGAGACGGAAGATCTTTTGTTGGTGTCAACGAGCACAAAGGATATATCGGAGCTTCAAACGGAATTTATACATTTGATATTGATAATTTATCGGTTGGAAGTTTAATTCCTACAACCGGAGGAGGAAGCCAATATGCAGGACAGATCGGAAATATGATCCGTACTTCACAATATGTTTTTGCAGTAAAACAGGCTGCAGGAATTTTAGTGATCAATCCTAATACAGATACGGTTGTGGCTACCATTGCAGGGTCTTTCCATTCTATTGTTCAGGCTAAAGACGGAAGTATTTGGACTGTTCAGGATCAGAAAGTGGTAAATATCAACCCTGTGACTTTTGCAAAAATAGAATACGCAATCCCGACAACAAAATATATCGGAGCTTGGGGAGCTTGGAATGCAGGAAGCTTTACAGCAAGTAATCAGCAAAATGCTTTATATTGGATCAATTCTATCAACAGTTTCGCTTCAGGAACTCAGATCGTGAAATTTGATGTTAATACAAAAACTTTTAACGAAAATTTTGCAGCAATTCCGGGACAAACAGGAACTTACAAACAGATTCCTTACGGAGCTGCTTTGCGTGTAAATCCTGTTACAGACGAGATTATTTTAAATACTACAGAAAGCGGTTATGGTGCTCATTACCAGAAAAACTGGATTCATACATTTAATAATACAGGAACTTTAACCAACACAAAAATATTAAACGATTACTATTGGTTCCCTGCGATTACGGTTTTCCCTGATACTACGAACCCTGTGGTGAGCAATACGTTCCCTTCTCAGGTTTCTGTGAACGGAACATCTACAATTGATTTAAAAACGGTAATTTCTGATGGTGATAACTTGGCTGTGGCTATTGTTAAATCTATCAAATCAAACAGTAATACGGCTGTAGTTTCTGCAGTGATCAATGCTAATGAAGAGTTGGTTCTTACACCACAAGGTTCGGGAACGGCTGATATTGTGTTAAGTTTTAATTCAAATGGTAAAGTTGTTGAAAAAACACTTACCGTGAATGCTACTAATTCTACTTTGGCGACTGCTGAGGTTAAGAAGCTTCAATTCGGTATCTATCCAAACCCAACAACAGATGTTTTGAATATTAAAACTCAGGATAAAATTACCAATGCTGTGATCTTTGATCTTTCAGGTAAGATGATCAATGCACAGATCAATAATGGACAAATCAATGTAAGTTCTCTTACAAAAGGAATGTACATCTTGAAAGTAGTAACTGATAAAGCAGTTTATCAACAGAAATTTATTAAGAACTAA
- a CDS encoding cell surface protein encodes MERNIFKILKTTFFAFLLIGIIGCKSDSDEEVNNDNSSFEGLKENYTIDRFKVLNITPKLNGKLTWSINDSIISENSELDFISPVVKTYPLKLKVENNGTVKTYTSSISVNHEAGTYSKYISNVFDFRPAVGQFINEIPEYLSGNTTNDMIQKAKESLVGGNSTMVTLGGYGGYVVFGFDHTIPNMNGRDFKVLGNAFFGNEANQPRSGSCEPGIIMVAYDRNKNGKPDDNEWYEIAGSEYFKNTTAKNYSITYFKPNESKPPVPGTEFWQTDVEYIKWQDTLGNVGFKTRNTFHAQSYYPLWINDTSYSFTGTRLQGNFYDQSGTGAYWVGKSYDYGYADNAPNNDEASNIDISWAVDQNGNYVKLPGVDFVKVYTGTNQEAGWLGEVSTEVGGAYDLHLN; translated from the coding sequence ATGGAAAGAAATATTTTTAAAATTTTAAAAACCACATTCTTTGCTTTTCTTCTTATAGGAATTATAGGTTGTAAAAGTGACAGTGATGAAGAGGTAAATAATGATAATTCTTCTTTTGAAGGGTTGAAGGAAAACTATACGATTGATCGTTTCAAAGTTTTAAACATTACCCCGAAATTAAACGGAAAACTAACATGGAGTATCAATGATTCTATTATTTCTGAAAATTCTGAATTGGATTTTATCAGTCCTGTTGTAAAAACATATCCTTTAAAATTAAAAGTTGAAAACAACGGAACGGTAAAAACATACACTTCTTCAATCTCTGTAAACCATGAAGCGGGAACTTACAGCAAATATATTTCTAATGTATTTGATTTCCGTCCGGCTGTAGGGCAGTTTATCAATGAAATTCCTGAATATCTCTCAGGAAATACAACAAACGATATGATCCAAAAAGCCAAAGAATCTTTAGTTGGAGGAAACTCTACAATGGTTACGCTTGGAGGTTACGGAGGTTATGTTGTCTTTGGTTTTGATCATACAATTCCGAATATGAATGGAAGAGATTTTAAAGTTCTTGGAAATGCTTTCTTCGGAAATGAAGCCAATCAGCCTCGTTCTGGATCTTGCGAACCCGGAATTATCATGGTTGCCTACGACAGAAACAAAAACGGAAAACCCGATGACAACGAATGGTACGAAATCGCCGGAAGCGAATATTTTAAAAATACAACGGCTAAAAACTATAGCATCACTTATTTTAAACCCAACGAAAGCAAGCCACCTGTTCCCGGAACTGAATTTTGGCAGACTGATGTTGAGTACATTAAATGGCAGGACACTCTTGGGAATGTAGGATTTAAAACAAGAAACACCTTCCATGCACAAAGTTATTATCCTTTGTGGATTAATGATACCTCTTACAGTTTTACAGGAACCAGACTTCAGGGTAATTTTTACGATCAAAGTGGAACAGGAGCTTATTGGGTAGGGAAGTCTTATGATTATGGCTATGCAGATAATGCTCCGAATAATGATGAAGCATCCAATATCGATATTTCCTGGGCGGTTGATCAAAACGGAAATTATGTAAAACTTCCGGGGGTAGATTTTGTGAAAGTGTACACAGGAACCAATCAGGAAGCAGGCTGGCTTGGAGAAGTTTCTACGGAGGTTGGCGGAGCTTACGATTTACATTTAAATTAA
- a CDS encoding YncE family protein, translated as MKKLNFSLLLFVFVFLVSCRTDEYIIPEERENLAQPENTAIKGFYLLNEGNMGTNKATLDFFDYTTGTYRRNIYGEINPTVIKELGDVGNDIQIYGGKMYAVINVSNKIEVLDAKTAKRIKTIQLENCRYITFKNGKAYASSYAGPVSLDPNAPLGKVAEIDTVSLSIQREVTVGYQPEEMEIIGNQLFVANSGGYKYPNYDRTVSVVDLSTFKEIKKIDVAINLHHIKKDNYGDLYVTSRGDYYTIPSSLYLVDPVTGTVKKDFHIGISEMTIVNDKLYYYGNEFNYNTHTYKKSFGIIDVKTEQIISNKVIDQEYVDLIKTPYGIAVNPITEDIYITDARNYVSTGFVYCFDKNGHFKWKTEGGNIPAHFTFLYK; from the coding sequence ATGAAAAAATTAAACTTTTCTCTGCTGTTGTTTGTATTTGTCTTTCTGGTTTCATGCCGTACAGACGAATATATTATCCCTGAAGAGCGGGAAAATTTGGCTCAGCCGGAAAATACTGCGATCAAAGGTTTTTATCTTTTGAATGAAGGAAATATGGGAACCAACAAAGCCACGCTAGATTTCTTTGATTATACAACAGGAACTTACCGCAGGAATATTTACGGAGAGATCAATCCTACAGTCATAAAGGAGTTGGGAGATGTTGGAAATGATATTCAGATCTATGGCGGTAAAATGTATGCAGTCATCAATGTTTCCAATAAAATTGAGGTGCTGGATGCAAAAACGGCAAAGCGTATCAAAACCATTCAATTAGAAAACTGTAGATATATAACTTTTAAAAACGGAAAAGCCTACGCGTCAAGCTATGCAGGACCTGTTTCCCTTGATCCGAATGCACCTTTGGGTAAAGTAGCAGAGATCGATACGGTTTCTCTTTCCATTCAACGAGAAGTGACGGTTGGATATCAGCCGGAAGAAATGGAAATTATAGGAAATCAACTTTTTGTAGCCAATTCCGGAGGGTATAAATATCCAAATTATGACAGAACCGTTTCTGTGGTTGATCTTTCTACATTTAAAGAAATCAAGAAAATAGATGTTGCGATTAATCTTCATCACATCAAAAAAGATAATTACGGCGATTTGTATGTGACTTCAAGAGGTGATTATTATACAATTCCGTCGAGTTTGTATTTAGTTGATCCTGTCACGGGAACGGTGAAGAAAGATTTTCATATCGGAATAAGTGAAATGACGATCGTTAATGACAAACTTTATTATTACGGAAACGAATTCAATTACAACACGCATACCTACAAGAAATCTTTCGGAATTATTGATGTTAAAACAGAGCAGATCATTTCCAATAAAGTGATCGATCAGGAATATGTTGACTTGATCAAAACACCTTACGGAATTGCCGTAAACCCAATCACAGAAGATATATACATTACAGACGCAAGAAATTATGTTTCCACAGGATTTGTGTATTGTTTCGACAAAAACGGACACTTCAAATGGAAAACCGAAGGCGGAAATATCCCCGCACATTTCACTTTTTTATATAAATAA